A stretch of the Capricornis sumatraensis isolate serow.1 chromosome 19, serow.2, whole genome shotgun sequence genome encodes the following:
- the WDR20 gene encoding WD repeat-containing protein 20 isoform X7, with amino-acid sequence MKSYFGGLLCVCWSPDGKYIVAGGEDDLVTVWSFGDCRVIARGHGHKSWVSVVAFDPYTTSVEESDPMEFSGSDEDFQDLLHFGRDRANSTQSRLSKRNSTESRPVSVTYRFGSVGQDTQLCLWDLTEDILFPHQPLSRARTHTNVMNATSPPAGSAGNSVPTPGSAAPPPLPRSNSLPHAAVSSAGSKGSVADGAIAAGVSKFATLSLHDRKDRHHEKDHKRNHSMGHISSKSSDKLNLVSKTKTDPAKTLGTPLCPRMEDVPLLEPLICKKIAHERLTVLIFLEDCIVTACQEGFICTWGRPGKVGLLSAPNQATSPGGTVV; translated from the exons ATGAAAAGCTACTTTGGAGGCTTGCTGTGCGTGTGCTGGAGCCCCGACGGCAAGTACATCGTGGCGGGTGGAGAGGACGACCTGGTGACCGTCTGGTCCTTTGGGGACTGCCGCGTGATCGCACGGGGCCACGGGCACAAGTCCTGGGTCAGCGTGGTGGCCTTTGACCCCTACACCACCAGCGTGGAAGAGAGCGACCCTATGGAGTTCAGCGGCAGTGATGAGGACTTCCAGGACCTTCTTCACTTCGGGAGAGACCGAGCGAACAGCACCCAGTCCCGGCTGTCCAAGCGGAATTCGACCGAGAGCCGGCCCGTCAGCGTCACGTATCGGTTCGGCTCCGTGGGCCAGGACACGCAGCTGTGCCTGTGGGACCTCACGGAAGACATCCTCTTCCCCCACCAGCCCCTCTCGCGCGCGCGGACACACACGAACGTCATGAACGCCACCAGCCCCCCTGCGGGCAGTGCCGGGAACAGCGTCCCCACGCCCGGCAGCGCCGCACCGCCCCCGCTGCCGCGGTCCAACAGCCTCCCGCACGCCGCCGTCTCCAGCGCCGGCAGCAAGGGCAGCGTGGCGGACGGCGCCATCGCCGCCGGGGTCAGCAAGTTCGCCACGCTCTCGCTGCACGACCGGAAGGACAGGCACCACGAGAAAGACCACAAGCGGAACCATAGCATGGGGCACATCTCTAGCAAGAGCAGCGACAAACTGAACCTAGTCTCTAAAACCAAAACGGACCCGGCCAAAACTCTGGGGACGCCCCTGTGTCCTCGCATGGAAGACGTTCCCTTGTTAGAGCCGCTCATCTGTAAAAAGATAGCACACGAGAGACTGACCGTGCTAATCTTTCTTGAAGACTGTATAGTCACTGCTTGTCAGGAGGGATTTATTTGCACATGGGGAAGGCCTGGTAAAGTG GGTTTACTGTCAGCCCCAAACCAGGCCACTTCTCCAGGTGGAACTGTAGTGTAG